One Hordeum vulgare subsp. vulgare chromosome 4H, MorexV3_pseudomolecules_assembly, whole genome shotgun sequence DNA window includes the following coding sequences:
- the LOC123447455 gene encoding uncharacterized protein LOC123447455 — translation MHRRLGLATALRRFCSHRPPPPPDARLAFLRSEVEDLDLSRAQAQPPPLEQWQVTQEPGSGGARAGDKPVAVDIAHPWPEWVALMELLLHKGLLDPSAFAGAAPSKDSNLVRTACLRFGRERPEIVRYLSRWDIQVALRSGCPSIDRKVVNSGKRLRAHVGLDEGEVCSQCSLRGSCERAYVRAQKEEVGRTVDVMRILLTYGLDIITGNMGNKACLTKTVKESIKKLLNEVVELDSKGPGSTTDKAAVRMSKPMKQGDWNCPKCNFLNFAKNIKCLRCDGEFQERYHLMHEDQDHLPLKKGDWICKRCNFLNFAKNTRCLQCHDKPTNRLLSPGEWECASCNYLNFKRNAFCLKCGWKRPKALNDQDTVEPHRDLEQNKHPTISFVQDGIQPTLRKRQLVQKRAPLSDEDSDFWSSEEEGHDNSENNSMLPMHRDYKFLDSFPIAGGRTAISQEPLEREKWKEEMSRGNQGLPREATEGSNRSSVRVPRSMEMAESDDDDDEISSWFSGGNSNRNLKKS, via the exons ATGCaccgccgcctcggcctcgccaCCGCACTCCGGCGGTTCTGCAGCCACCGTCCGCCTCCGCCACCGGACGCGCGGCTCGCGTTCCTCCGCTCCGAGGTCGAGGACCTGGACCTCTCCCGCGCGCAAGCACAACCGCCGCCCCTGGAGCAATGGCAAGTGACCCAAGAGCCAGGGAGTGGCGGCGCTCGCGCGGGGGACAAGCCGGTGGCCGTGGACATCGCCCACCCGTGGCCGGAGTGGGTGGCGCTGATGGAGCTCCTCCTCCACAAGGGCCTCCTCGACCCCTCCGCCTTCGCCGGCGCCGCGCCGTCCAAGGACTCCAACCTCGTCCGCACCGCCTGCCTCCGCTTCGGGCGCGAGCGCCCCGAGATCGTCAG GTATCTGTCAAGATGGGATATTCAGGTCGCTCTGCGTAGTGGGTGCCCCAGCATTGACAGGAAAGTTGTTAATTCCGGGAAGCGATTGCGTGCTCATGTAGGACTTGATGAAGGAGAG GTTTGCAGCCAATGCAGTTTAAGGGGAAGTTGTGAGAGGGCATATGTAAGGGCCCAGAAAGAGGAAGTGGGCAGAACTGTGGACGTTATGCGCATCCTCCTGACTTATGGTCTTGATATCATTACTGGTAATATGGGTAACAAAGCATGCCTAACCAAAACTGTTAAAGAATCCATTAAGAAACTACTGAATGAGGTTGTCGAGCTTGATTCCAAAGGGCCTGGTTCCACAACTGATAAAGCTGCAGTACGTATGTCAAAACCCATGAAGCAGGGTGACTGGAATTGTCCCAA ATGCAACTTCCTAAACTTTGCTAAGAATATCAAATGTTTGCGCTGCGATGGCGAATTTCAAGAGCGATATCACTTAATGCATGAGGACCAAGATCATCTACCCCTAAAAAAAGGTGATTGGATATGCAAAAG GTGCAACTTTTTGAATTTCGCGAAGAATACACGATGCTTGCAGTGTCATGACAAACCAACAAACCGTTTACTCAGCCCAGGAGAATGGGAGTGTGCCTC GTGTAACTACCTGAATTTCAAGAGGAACGCATTCTGCTTGAAATGTGGTTGGAAAAGACCAAAAGCATTAAACGACCAAGACACTGTCGAACCACACCGTGATCTGGAGCAGAATAAGCACCCTACTATTTCATTCGTTCAAGATGGCATCCAACCGACATTGCGGAAGCGACAACTTGTGCAAAAAAGGGCCCCACTATCTGATGAAGATTCAGACTTCTGGAGCTCGGAGGAGGAAGGGCACGATAACAGTGAAAATAATAGCATGCTCCCAATGCACAGGGACTACAAATTCCTTGACAGTTTCCCCATTGCCGGTGGCAGGACTGCTATTTCCCAAGAACCTCTCGAGAGGGAGAAATGGAAGGAAGAGATGTCCAGGGGGAACCAGGGGCTTCCAAGAGAGGCAACAGAAGGAAGTAACCGCTCCTCTGTTCGTGTTCCCAGAAGCATGGAGATGGCCGAgtctgacgacgacgacgatgagatcTCGTCATGGTTTTCTGGTGGGAACAGTAATAGAAACCTGAAAAAGTCGTAA